One bacterium genomic window carries:
- a CDS encoding EutN/CcmL family microcompartment protein, translating to MFLARVLGTIWATQKDASLIGTKMQIIQPLDRFAVPTGAPLVAIDTVGAGPGETVFYVTAREATIPLRHGLSPVDASIVGIVDTIENY from the coding sequence ATGTTTCTCGCACGCGTCCTCGGCACGATCTGGGCCACGCAAAAAGATGCCAGCCTGATCGGCACTAAAATGCAAATTATTCAACCGCTCGACCGGTTTGCCGTACCCACCGGCGCGCCGCTGGTTGCGATCGACACCGTGGGCGCCGGCCCGGGCGAAACCGTGTTTTATGTCACCGCGCGCGAAGCCACCATCCCTCTGCGCCACGGCCTGTCACCGGTCGATGCTTCGATCGTCGGCATCGTGGACACGATAGAAAATTATTGA
- a CDS encoding EutN/CcmL family microcompartment protein, whose protein sequence is MILARVIGTVWATRKDERLQGLKLQIVRPVSLELKDREGFLVAVDAVGAGVGEVVLVVQGSSARQTAATENKAVDATIMAIVDKLDVA, encoded by the coding sequence TTGATTCTCGCACGTGTAATTGGCACGGTGTGGGCGACGCGCAAGGATGAACGGCTGCAAGGCCTGAAACTGCAAATCGTCCGGCCGGTGAGCCTTGAATTGAAAGATCGTGAAGGTTTTTTGGTGGCGGTGGATGCCGTGGGTGCCGGCGTCGGTGAAGTTGTGCTGGTGGTGCAGGGCAGCTCAGCGCGGCAAACTGCCGCCACGGAAAACAAGGCGGTTGACGCCACCATCATGGCCATTGTCGACAAACTGGATGTCGCCTGA